Below is a genomic region from Paludisphaera rhizosphaerae.
AGCCGTCCCTTGCCGAGCACCGCCCAGAGGCACATTAGACCAACAGCCACGAAACACATGGCCCATACGACCGTGAGAAGGAGTCGGTTGGGACCACTTGCCTGCAAGGCCTTCGCCAAGGTGCACATCAGGGCGACGACCGCCGTGAAGACCATGATCCCTCCGATCGAGAGCTTCAGATCCTCTGGCGGGTCTTGCTCTGCGGCTTCTGATTGCACCCGTCGCTCGACCCTGGAACCCATCGCTCGCATCACAAGGAGGGAGACAATCGTTAGTGCGACAGCCAGGCTGGAGATCCCGAGGAACTCGCTGCTCAAACTGAAAGGGACGGTGACTTCCAGGTAGACTGCGCCGAGCAAGACCCCGATCATCCTCGACTTGACCGGATCTCTTGATGAGACACTCCACAGGGCGAGGAGCGAAGCCTGGCATAAGGTCAATGCATGGCATGGGACGATCGGCAGATATTTGAGCCCGATTCGTGTTCCCAGTTCGAGGCGGGCAAAAAACGCAGCGATCATGCCGAGAGCGAGATGAAGGATCGTCAGCCCAAAGAGACGTTCGGCGAGAGGCATCAGACCACCTCCGTGTGAACAGACCCCCATGAGGGGCGATACCCGTAGATTCGCTAGAACCCCGCCGACTCCATCGAAGACTCAATTTCTCGACTGTCCGTTGGCCTCGGATGCTCCAAGGTTCTACGACCTGTCCTATCGTTCCTTATAGACGAGCCGGTTCTTTGGCATCCCGTTCATCACGAATCGATCCCGGCGGGAACTCCACCGGGCAACGAAAACTGCGCGATCAAACCCAATCCACGGCCTGAGAACGCGGCCATAAGATACTATGATTCATGGTTTTGTGTTGGCCACCGCCATGAGACGCGTATCGAACGAACCCATCATCGACTTCGCGAAGCAGGTCGAGTACGTCAGGGTAATCTGGGAGGATAGAGGAGCCGAAGAACCCAAGCTTCGTCCTGGCAGCCGCGTTCGTTCCATCCTCGTCCTCCGCTTTGAGAACCAAGGCGGAAGTCTCTCGAGTAACGACCGAACCAAGCCAATTCTCGGGCGGCGAATCCGATGGGAAAAGCCAAATCAGCCAAGGACTTCCATCACAGGGCATCGTTTCTGGGGCGGCGCGATCGGACCCAATTCTCCGAGGCTGGATCGAAGCCGCTGGGTCGCCTGGATCGGCGGGTTGCGGCATAATGGGGGCTGGCCGCGACGGGTCGGCCGGTGATTTCAAGTCGGTGGGGGGATTGAGACGTGCCAGCTGTGATCCTGGACGGGAAGGCCCTGGCGGAGCGGGTTCGCGAAGGCTTGGCCGGCGAGGTGGCGGAGTTCCGCCAGGCGACGGGGATCACGCCGGGGCTTTCCGTCGTCCTCGTCGGCGAGGACCCCGCCAGCCGGGTTTACGTTCGCAACAAGGAGAACGCCGTCAAGGCCGCCGGGATGAACGGCGAGGTCGTCCGGCTCCCGGCTGACTCGACCCAGAAGCAGGTGCTCGACACCGTCGACCGCCTCAACGCCGACCCCAACGTCCATGGCATCCTCGTTCAGCTTCCCCTGCCGAAAGGCCTGGACTCGGTCGAGGTCATCGACCGGATCGACCCGCTGAAGGACGTCGACGGCTTCCACACCCAGAACGTCGGTCTGCTGGCTCAGGGGCGGCCCCGGTTTGTCCCCTGCACACCGCTGGGGATCATCGAACTGCTGAAGGACGCAGGAGTTGAGACGAAGGGGAAGCACGCCGTCGTCCTGGGCCGATCGCAGGTCGTCGGCAAGCCCGTGGCCCTGCTCCTCCTGCAGAAAGGCAAGGGGGCCGACGCGACGGTGACCGTCTGCCACACCGGCACCCCCGACCCAGCCCGGTTCGCCCGCGAGGCCGATATCCTGATCGCCGCGATGGGCGTCCCCGAGGCCGTGAAGGCCGACTGGATCAAGCCGGGCGCGGTCGTCATCGACGTCGGCATCCACCGTAAAGAAGACGGAAAGCTCTGCGGCGACGTGGCTTTCGCCGAGGTCGCTCCGGTGGCTTCGCGAATCACCCCCGTCCCCGGAGGCGTCGGCCCGATGACCGTCGCCATGCTTCTCAAGAACACGCTGCACGCCGCCAGGCTCGCCGCCGACCGCCGAGGCTAAACCGTGATCAAGCTAGGCATTTGCAACGAACTGTTTGAAGGCTGGGACCTCAAAGACGTCTGCCGGGTCGTCCGTAGCCTCGGCTACGACGGCCTGGAGATCGCCCCGTTCACCCTGGCCCCCCTCATTACGGACCTCTCCAAGTCCCAGCGGGCCGAGATCCGCCGGACGGTCGAAGACTCCGGCCTGACGACGATCGGCCTCCACTGGCTGCTCGCCAAGACCGAGGGCTTCTACCTGACCTCGACCGACGCCGCCGTCCGTCAACGTACCGGCGACTATCTACTGGCTCTCGCCGAGGCCGCCGCCGACTTGGGGGGCTCGATCCTCGTCCTGGGCTCGCCCAAGCAGCGTGACCTGCTCCCCGGCGTAAGTTATGACCAGGCCGAGGAATACGCATTGGAGACCTTCCACCGGATCATGCCGGCCGTCGGCGATCTGGGGATCGACCTCTGCATCGAGCCGCTGGCACCGTCCGAAACCAACTTCCTGAATACCTGCGAACAGTCGGAAGCCCTGATCGCCAAGGTGGGCCACCCGAACTTCAAGCTGCACATGGACGTTAAGGCCCAGAGCGCCGAGACCGACGCGTCCGTGCCCGACCTTATCCGCCGTCATGCCCGCACGGCCGGCCACTTCCACGCCCAGGACGTGAACCTCAAGGGCCCCGGGATGGGGGACGTCGATTTCGCCCCGATTCTTGCGGCTCTCGTCGAAAGCGGCTACGACCGCTGGGTTTCCGTCGAGGTCTTCGACTTCAAGCCGGGAGCGGAGGAAACCGCTCGCCAGAGTATTGAGTGCCTCCGAAGGAATCTCGACGCCGCCTATGCCGCTCGCCGTTAGGGCCGTCTCGACTCTGCCGCCGCCATGAATATTGTATTTTTGTACACTATTCCATTGCGGCGGCCGATGATGAATTGGTATTGTGGCGATCGTCGGAGTTGGTTTGATCTGTCTCGGCAAGAGGCTGAGCTTTAGGTACGTCAGGACGGGAGCCGGGGTCCAGAGATGGCGAAACGGAACCGCCGAGGGAATGATGATCGGGAGGTTCGCCCGCGGCGAAGCACGCTGACGGAGGACGTTCCGTTGGCGGAAGCGGCTCGGGAGCGGTACCTGACGTACGCCCTGAGCGTGATCACTTCGCGAGCCTTGCCAGACGTCCGCGACGGGCTTAAACCCGTGCAGCGGCGAATCTTATATGCGATGTGGTCCGACCTTCGGATCACCGCCGACGGCCGGTTCATGAAGTGCGCGGCGGTGGTCGGCGAGGTCATCAAGAGCTACCACCCCCACGGCGACCAGTCCATCTACGACGCCCTCGTCCGGATGGCCCAGCCGTTCTCGCTTCGCCATCCTCTCATTGAGGGCTACGGCAACTTCGGCTCGATCGACGGCGACCCGCCGGCCGCCTTCCGGTACACCGAGTGCCGGCTGACGCCCATCGCCCAGACCCTGCTGAGCGAGCTTCGCGAGCAGACGGTCGACTTCCGCGACAATTACATGGCGACGACCCAGGAGCCGGTCGTCCTCCCCGCACAGTTCCCGAATCTGCTCGTGAACGGGACGGCGGGCATCGCGGTCGGCATGGCGACGAACATCCCGCCGCACAACCTCAAGGAAGTCTGCAACGCGCTCGTCGTCCTGCTGGAGAATCGGGAAGCCCCGCTGGAGAAGCTCACCCGTCACGTCATCGGGCCCGACTTCCCTACCGGCGGCGTGATCCTGAACCCGCCGGAGGACATCCGGAAGATCTACGCCACGGGACAGGGCTCGCTCAAGCTCCGCGGCACCTACACCCGCCCCGAAGTCCGGCCCAACACGATCGTCATCGATTCCATCCCTTACGGAATTGAGAAAGACCCGCTGGTCGCCCGGATCGGCGAGCTGATCGGCAAGGGGATGGTCCCTCAGCTCACGAACGTCAAGGACCTGAGCACCGACGACATCCGGATCGTCCTTGAACTGAAGCCTGGCTCGAACGCCGACGCGGCGATGGCCTACCTCTTCAAGAACACGCCGCTCCAGGTCAACTACGGCGTGAACCTGACCTGCCTGCTGCCGGCGGAAGGCGCCGCGGTGGCGGTCCCGGCTCGTCTCGATCTGAAGACGATCCTCCAGCACTTCCTCGACTTCCGGATGGACGTCGTCACGCGGCGGCTCAACTACGAGTTGCGGCTGCTGCTGGCGAGGATCCACATCCTGGAAGGCTTCGCCATCGTCTTCAACAACCTGGACGAGGCGATCCGGATCATCCGGGCCAGCGACGGCAAGGCCGACGCCGCTCCCAAGCTGATGTCGCGGTTCAACCTCAGCGACCTCCAGGCCGACGCCATCCTCGAAACCAAGCTCTACCGCCTCGGCAAGCTGGAGATCAAGGACATCCTCGCCGAGCTGGCCGCCAAACGTACGCGGGCCGGCGAAATCCAGGCGCTTCTGGCCGACGAACCGGCCCGCTGGGCGATCATCAAGGACGAGCTGAAGCAGATCGCCAAGTCCTACGGCGATGCTCGGCGAACCAAGATTGAAGCCCCCGCCGCCCCGATGGAGTTCCGCGAGGAAGACTACATCGTGGACGAGGACGCCTGGGTCATCGTCACCCGAGGCGGCTGGACGAAGCGGCAGAAGTCGTTCACGGACGTCGCTAGCATCCGCGTTCGCGACGACGACCAGGTCGGCTGGGTCTACCGCGCCCGGGCCCGCCAGACGATCACCCTCTTCACCGATCGCGGCATGGGCTACACGCTCCGCGTGAACGACATCCCCATGACGACCGGCCACGGCGACCCGATCCAGAAGCAGTTCGCCTTCGAGGACCAGGAGAAGCTCGTCGGCGTCGTCTGCCACGACCCGCGCTGCCTGCCGGACTTCGCGAAGCACTCGCAGACGCCGGCCCGACTGATGCAGAAGACGCTCGACGTCGACCTGGACGCGGCCTCGACCAACGGCCACGCCTCGACCAACGGCGAGGCGAACGGCCACGCCGGGCCCAGTCTGCCGCCACCGCCGTACGTGATCGCCCTGACGGCCGGCGGCAAGGTTCTGCGATTCCCCCTGGCCACGCTGGCGCCGGTGTCGACCAAGAAGGGCCGCCTGGTCATCCGGCTCGACCCCACGTTCAAGGAAGACTCGGTTGTGGGCGTCGAGGCGACCGACGGGTCTGAAAACGTCTGCCTGGCCACGAAAGCGGCACGCGTCCTGATCTTCCCGGTGACCGAGGCGAACATCGTCGCCTCGGCCGCGAGAGGCGTGGCGGCGATCAAGCTCGACGCCAAGGACCGGGTCATTGGCTTCGTCCTGGCGAACAAGAAGCGCGAGGGCCTGGCCGTCCGGACCAACCGCGGCGCTGAGCAGATTGTAAGAGCCACCAAATACCCCGTCACCTCGCGAGGGGGTCGCGGTTACGCGATCCTCCAGCGCGGTTCTCTGGAGTGCCTCGTCCCCGGCGAGGCCGAGCCCGTGCCGCCCCTCGATCAGGTGAATGAGGCCGGCGACTCCCGGTCGAAATCCGACGACAAGGATTGACGAACCCCCGCGTCCGCGAAAAATACCGCGTCCCGGCACTGGCCGGTCGAGAGGGACCAGACCCCGATGTCGAACGGATCCGCGACGTACAACGCCAAATCGATCACCGTCCTTGAAGGGCTGGAGGCCGTTCGTCGCCGTCCCGGCATGTACATCGGCGGCGTCGACAAGGCTGGCCTGCATCACCTTCTCTGGGAGATCGTCGACAACGCCGTCGATGAAGTAATGAACGGCCACGCATCGCGGATCGTGGTCACCCTCCACAACGACGGCCGCACGATGTCCGTGTCCGACAACGGCCGAGGCATCCCCGTCGACAAGCACCCCAAGACCGGCCAGAGCGCGCTTGAGGTCATCTTCACGACCCTCCACGCCGGCGGCAAGTTCGACAACGACGCCTACAAGGTCGCCGGCGGTCTCCACGGCGTCGGTGCCAGCGTCGTCAATGCACTCAGCAAGAGCCTGATCGCCGAGGTCCGTCGCGACGGCCGGTCCTATACTCAGAAATACAAGCGGGGTAAGCCGCTGGGTCCGGTCGAGGCCGGCGATCCCATCCGCGGCTCGGGGACGACCGTCACCTTCACGCCCGATACGGAAATCTTCCAGTCGCTCGACTACGATTCGGCCCTGATCGCCGAGCGGCTCGACGTGAAGACGTATCTCAACAAAGGGCTGGTCATCCAGTTCATCGACGAGAAGGCGAAGACCTCCGTCGAGTTCCGTCACGACGGCGGCGTCGTCGACTTCCTGGACTCCGTCAACAAGCGACGCGAGGACAACCGCGTCGCCCCGCTCCCCTTCGTCCTCGAACGGGAGCTGGAAGACGACGGCCTGCGGCTCCACCTGGCGCTCGCCTGGACCGAGGCGACCGACGAGGACGTCCTCTCGTTCGTCAACACAATCCCGACCCGCGACGGCGGCACGCACGAGATGGGGATGATCTCGGCGGTCGGCTCGGCCGTGCTCCGCTTCATGGAGACGCACGACTTCGTCAAGAAGGGCCTAGAGATCAAGCGCGAGGACGTCCGCGAAGGACTCACCGCCGTCCTTTCCATCTGCATCCACGAACCCCAGTTCCAGGGCCAGACCAAGGGCCGGCTGAACAACCCCGAGGTGCGCGGGCAGGTGGAGTCGCTTGTTCGGCCCAGCCTGGAGGCGTTCCTCCACCAGAACAAGAGCGTCGGCGAGGCCGTCGCCAACCGCGTCATCCAGGCAGCGAGAGCCCGTGAGGCCAGCCGGGCCGCGGCGTCGCAGGTCCGCCGCAAGACGGCCGTCAGCGGCAAGCTCAACCTGCCGGGCAAGCTCGCGGATTGCGACAGCACCGACCCGGAAGAGTCCGAGCTGTTCATCGTCGAAGGCGACAGCGCCGGCGGCTCCGCCAAGCAAGGTCGCGACCGTGACATCCAGGCTATCCTGCCGCTTCGAGGCAAGGTCCTCAACGCCGAGCAGGCCGGCAAGGCCAAGGTGCTCGACAACAAGGAGCTAACCGACCTCGTCAGCGCCCTCGGCTGCGGGATGGACGACCTGTACGACCCGGCTCGTCTTCGGTACGGCAAGGTCATCATCCTGACCGACGCCGACAGCGACGGCCACCACATCGCCACCCTGCTTCTGACCTTCTTCTACCGTCATATGCCCGGGCTGATGGCCGAGGGCCGCGTTTATCTGGGCTGCCCCCCTCTGTTCAAGATCACCTGGGGCAAGGAGACCTACTGGGCCTCCGACGACAGGCACCGCGACCGCATTCTCGCCAAGCTGCCGTCGAACGCGAAGCCCGACATCACCCGCTTCAAAGGGCTGGGTGAGATGCCCGCCAAGCTCCTCTTCGAGACGACCTTGAACCCGGAGGGCCGTCGCCTCCTCCGCGTGGTCGTCCCTGAGGAGGACCGGCCCTACACCGAACGAACCGTCAGCGACCTGATGGGCAAGGAGCCCGAGGCCCGCTTCAAGTTCATCATGGAAGAAGCGTACACGGCCAAGGACATCGATATCTGATCGATCGTCCGGCCGCCGCGAGTCAGCCAGGAACAAGCTCCCCATGCCGATCATCGAGGTCGAAGGTCTGTCCAAGACCTATCGCGTCTTTCAGAAGCAGGAGGGCCTGCTCGGTGCCATTCGCGGGCTCTACCACCGCGAGTATAAAGAGGTGAAGGCCGTCGACCGGATCGGCTTCACCATCGAACCGGGCGAAATGGTCGCCTTTCTCGGCCCCAACGGCGCCGGGAAGACGACCACGCTCAAGATGCTCTCCGGCCTGATCTACCCATCGGGCGGCGACGCCAAGGTCCTCGGTTACACGCCCTGGAAGCGCGAGGACGCCTACCGCCGACGCTTCGCGCTGGTCATGGGCCAGAAGAACCAGCTCTGGTGGGACCTTCCCGCCGAAGACAGCTTCCAGCTCCACCGCGAGATCTACTCCATCCCTCGCGAGCAATTCGATCGGACGCTCGGCGAACTCGTCGAGTTGCTCGGGGTCGGCAAGCTGACCCGCCAGCCCGTCCGAGAGCTTTCGCTCGGCGAACGGATGAAGATGGAGCTAATCGCCGCCCTGCTCCACGGCCCGCAACTCCTGCTGCTCGACGAGCCGACCATCGGCCTCGACGTCGTCGCCCAGGCGGCGATTCAGAAGTGTCTCCGCGACTATCACGAGAAGCGCGGGGTGACGATGCTTCTGACCAGCCACTACATGCGGGACGTGGAAGCTCTCTGCGACCGCGTGATCGTGATCACCCACGGGACGATCGTCTACGACGGGCCGCTGGCGGGGATCATCGAGCGATTCGGCGAGTCGAAGCTGGTCAAGCTCCAGTTCGAGGGCCCGGCCCCCGATGGACTGGAACGCTACGGCGAGGTCGTCCGCCGCGAAGGGCCCTTCGCCGACGTCCGGATCGAGCGTTCCCGCGTCGCCGGGGCCCTGGCTGACGTGCTCAATCGCAACGCCCTGGCTGACATCAGCGTCGAGGACCCTCCGCTGGAGGACATCATCGCCAAGGTCTTCGAGGAGGCTCGGCTCGCCCATGACGCCGCCTGACGCCGCCGCGATCGCGATTCCCGCGACGCCTTCTCCCGGCCCTCTCCACGCTCTGGTCAAATACGCGCGGATCTTCCGGGTCTCCCTCATCGAGCGGATGACCTACCGCAGCGACTTCCTGATCGGGACGCTTCTCCGTTTCCTGCCGATCATCACCACGGTCCTTCTCTGGAAGGCCATCTACGAGGGGTCGGGCCAGACTCAGATCGGCGGCTTCAACTACCGCGAGATGATCGCCTACCTGTTGCTGACCAACATCAGCCGGATGTTCTCCAGCATGCCCGGTCTGGCGGGGGGCATCGCCCGGGAGGTTCGCGAGGGGACGCTCAAGCGATACCTGCTCCAGCCGCTCGACCTCCTCGGCTTCCTGCTCTCGTCGAGGGTCGCGCACAAGGTCGCCTACATCACGATGTCGTTCCTGCCTTACGCCCTGCTTTTCTACCTCTGCCGGAGCTATTTCGACGGCTTCCCGGACGCGACGACGATGGCGGCCTACGCTTTATCACTCGTCCTCTCATTCCTCGTCGGCTTCTACTTCGAGGCCAGCGTGGGGATGGTCGGGTTCTGGTTCCTGGAGGTCACCTCGGTCCTCTATATCGTGATGACCCTGAACTTCTTCATCTCTGGCCACATGCTGCCGCTCGACCTGCTGCCTCAGCCGTGGGCCGGTATTCTCAAAGCGCTCCCCTTCCAGTACATGGCCTATTTCCCGGCCGTCGTTTTCCAGGGAAAGATCCGGGGCACTGAGTTGATCCTCCACCTGGGGCTGGAGTTGTTCTGGGCCCTCGCGTTCATGCTTCTGGCAAGGACGCTCTATCGGGCCGGGCTGAAGCGCTACAGCGCGTACGGAGGCTGACCCATGATTTCCGGCGTCCTCCGTTACCTCCGGATGCTCGGTGGCCTGGCTCGCTACACGCTGGCCCGAGAGATGGCCTTTCGAGGCAACTTCCTCGTGAAGGTCTCGGTCGAACTGCTCTGGATGGGCATCCTGATCGCGTTCTACCGGACGGTGTTCGGCAAGACGAACCAGATCGCCGGCTGGAGCGAGCCCGACTACTTCTTCTTCGTCGGCTGCTTCTTCGCCATCAACGGGCTGATCGAAACCCTCTTCCTGGAAAACTGCAACGAGTTCGCCGAGCTGGTCCGCACCGGCGACCTAGATTTCCTCCTGCTCAAGCCGATCGACGAGCAATTCCTGGTCTCCTGTCGCCGGATGGACTGGGGGACGGCGCCGAACCTCGTGATGGGCGCGATCCTGATGGTCGTCGCGCTCGTCCAGAAGGGGTGGACGTTCGATCCCTCCCGGGTTGCGGCGTTCGTGGCGACGTTCGCATTCGGCGTGGCCATCGCCTATAGTTTTATGATGATCCTGACCTCGTTCTCCGTCTGGATGGTCCGCAACCAGAGCCTGATGGAAATGTGGTGGCTCTTCTCCAGCCTGGCCCGTTACCCTCGGCAGATCTTCTCAGGTCGGGGGGCTGAGACGCTCGGGCGGTTCTTCACGTTCGTCGTCCCGATCCTGCTGGTCTCGAACGTCCCGGCCGATGTGATGGTCCGAGTTCTGGACTGGTGGATGGTCGGCTTTACTGCGGCGGTCGCCGTGATCTCCCTGTGGGTCAGCCGTTGGTTCTTCCAGTTCGCGCTCAGGTCGTATCGCAGCGCTAGTAGTTAAACAAACGTCGCTACCACTGATGCACGCAGACAACAGAGGAGGCGACCTGTAGCGCATCGGCGAACTTTCGCTGCGACGCTCCTCCATAAACTAGGATTCAGATAAGCGGGGAGAGACGGTCGCGGAGGCGCCCATCCCCACGGAGGCGCGATGCAGCATAGGGTTGAACATGACGCGTGACGAGTCGCCGAGCGCTGGGCCTGGCTCCCCGGAATCCCCCCTCCTGAGGGAGATCCAACAACTGCGTTCACGATTGGAGGAAGCTTATGCGACGATCGAGGTTCTACTCGCCAACCGCACCAGCCTGGAGGAGGACGTCCTCCACCTTCGTCGAATCGCGGCGACCGACGAACTGACAGGGCTTTGGAACCGCCGATTCCTCGTCGACTCGCTCGACATTTCCTTCTCCTTTGCGATCCGACACCGGCTGCCGCTCTCGCTGGTGCTCCTGGATGTGGACCACTTCAAGACGTTCAACGACGGTTTTGGACACGCCGCCGGAGACGTGATCCTTCGCGACGTCGCCTCGTTGATCCAATCGTGCGCTCGGAACCACGACGTCGTGGCGCGGTATGGCGGCGAGGAATTCGCGATCCTTCTGCCGGGGACGGATCGCTTGGGCGCAGACTCTGTTGCAGAGCGGGTTCGACGGACGATCGAGGAGCATGGCTGGTCGCTTCAAACGATCACGGCGAGCCTGGGTTCAGCGACCCTCAACCACGAAGGCGAGCTCACACCTCGCACGGTTTCGGCCCTGGTTGAAACAGCGGACCTCGCCCTCTACCACTCGAAACGACAGGGACGCAACCGCGTCACCCACGCCGACGAGTTGATGCCGAAGGCTGCCGTCGCGACCCACGGCGCAGCCTCGAGAGTGGGATATTGACCCGTATCCGCTGGTGTCTCGATACTGGATCCGATCTTCGACCCAGGAATCCGTACCGACCCCGGCAGATCGCGGATGGCGTATGTAGCGGCTCTGATGCTCTTGATCCTCCTCGCGATCGCGGCGCGAACCGTGCGCGGGGGGTGGACGATCAATGATCTGGCCATGGGGTTGATCCGCCTGGCCGAGGGTCGGCGGCCGGTGCAGTTGCACGCCCGCGAATCAGGAAGGCTTGGAGAGCTTGTCGCCGCCTACAACGCGACGGCTCCGGAAATCTTCGACAGAATCCAGGCGTTGGAGGCCGACCGGGAGCAGCTTCGAGTCGTGCTGGGAGCGATGGCCGAAGCCGTTCTCGCCGTGGACCCTCGCCGACGGCTGCTCTTCGCCAACGCGAGCGCGGATGCGCTCTTCGGCCTCGACCCCGACTCGGTCGGGCGACTCATCCCCGAGTTGATCCGAAGCCCGCAGGTCCAGGGGGCCGTCGAGGCGACGTTCCGCATCGCTCACCCGGACGCCTACCACGTTGAGTTGACGCTCCCTGGCCGCGATGCCCTGCGGTCGCCCTCGCGGATCCTGGCGGTCCGTGGGACCCCCCTGCCGGGCAAGTCTCCTGCTGGCGCCGTCCTGGTCTTTCACGACGTCAGCGAGCTGCGGCGTCTGGAACGGATGCGTCAGGATTTCGTCGCCAACGCCTCACACGAGCTGAAAACGCCGCTCGCGTCGATCAAGGCTTACGCCGAGACCCTGCTGGACTGGGCGCTCGAGGATCCCGAGATGAACCGTCGGTTCCTGGAACGGATCGACGAGCAGGCCGACCGGCTCGACGCCCTGGTCCGCGACATGCTGAGCCTCGCCCGACTGGAATCGAATCAGGACTTCTACCGGCACGAGCCGCTCGCCCTGATTCCCGTCCTCTCCACTCAGGTGGAGACCCACCGCGACCGGGCTGAAGCAGGCGTGCTCTCATTGACGTTCGACGACGGCGGCGTCGAAGGGGACGCGACGATCCTCGCCGACGAGGAGGCGGTCCGGCAGATCTTCGACAACCTGATCGACAACGCAATCAAGTACACGCCCGAGGGTGGGAACGTTCGGGTAGCGTGCTCGGCCACCCCAAGCCTGATCACGGTGGAAGTCCGCGATACCGGCGTGGGCATCCCCCGCGAGGATCAGTCGCGAATCTTCGAGCGGTTCTACCGCGTCGACAAGGCGCGAAGCCGAGAGCTTGGGGGGACCGGCCTCGGACTGGCGATCGTCAAGCACCTCGTCTCGTCATTGCAGGGACGGGTCGAGGTGTCGAGCCGACCGGGAGCCGGCTCGACGTTCGTCGTCCGGCTCCCCAGGGCCTCGGCGTCCCTTGCCCCGGCCTCCCCCGTTCGAGAGGGCTGAGCAGCCCCAGGCTCAGTGATGTTGGGTTTCCAGCCACTTCTCGCAGTCCATCGCCGCAGCGCACCCGGAGCCGGCGGCTGTGATCGCCTGCCGGTAGTGGGTGTCGACCACGTCGCCGCAGGCGAAGACGCCCTCGACGCTCGTCGCCGTGCCGTAATTGGGCAGCTTATCCATGAGGCCGGCCGGAGCCTCAGCGTCCTTCCAGGCGAGCGCCGTGCGAGTCAGGATGTAACCCTCAGGCGTCGTGGCGATCTGCCCTCGGAAGATCTTCGAGTTCGGGTCGTGGCCGATCGCCAGGAACAAACCGGCGATCTTGAGGTCGTTATGCGATCCATCCTTCGTCGACTTGAGCCGGACCCCTTGAAGCTCGGGGAAGGACCCGGACTCATCGCCCAGGATTCTCTCGACCTCGGCGTTATAGGCGTAGTGGATCTTGGGGAAGTTCTTGAGCCGGTCCTGCATGATCTTGGAGGCCCGAAGCTCGTCGCGACGGTGGATCAGGGTGACCTTGGTGGCG
It encodes:
- a CDS encoding DNA gyrase/topoisomerase IV subunit A translates to MAEAARERYLTYALSVITSRALPDVRDGLKPVQRRILYAMWSDLRITADGRFMKCAAVVGEVIKSYHPHGDQSIYDALVRMAQPFSLRHPLIEGYGNFGSIDGDPPAAFRYTECRLTPIAQTLLSELREQTVDFRDNYMATTQEPVVLPAQFPNLLVNGTAGIAVGMATNIPPHNLKEVCNALVVLLENREAPLEKLTRHVIGPDFPTGGVILNPPEDIRKIYATGQGSLKLRGTYTRPEVRPNTIVIDSIPYGIEKDPLVARIGELIGKGMVPQLTNVKDLSTDDIRIVLELKPGSNADAAMAYLFKNTPLQVNYGVNLTCLLPAEGAAVAVPARLDLKTILQHFLDFRMDVVTRRLNYELRLLLARIHILEGFAIVFNNLDEAIRIIRASDGKADAAPKLMSRFNLSDLQADAILETKLYRLGKLEIKDILAELAAKRTRAGEIQALLADEPARWAIIKDELKQIAKSYGDARRTKIEAPAAPMEFREEDYIVDEDAWVIVTRGGWTKRQKSFTDVASIRVRDDDQVGWVYRARARQTITLFTDRGMGYTLRVNDIPMTTGHGDPIQKQFAFEDQEKLVGVVCHDPRCLPDFAKHSQTPARLMQKTLDVDLDAASTNGHASTNGEANGHAGPSLPPPPYVIALTAGGKVLRFPLATLAPVSTKKGRLVIRLDPTFKEDSVVGVEATDGSENVCLATKAARVLIFPVTEANIVASAARGVAAIKLDAKDRVIGFVLANKKREGLAVRTNRGAEQIVRATKYPVTSRGGRGYAILQRGSLECLVPGEAEPVPPLDQVNEAGDSRSKSDDKD
- a CDS encoding sugar phosphate isomerase/epimerase family protein, which translates into the protein MIKLGICNELFEGWDLKDVCRVVRSLGYDGLEIAPFTLAPLITDLSKSQRAEIRRTVEDSGLTTIGLHWLLAKTEGFYLTSTDAAVRQRTGDYLLALAEAAADLGGSILVLGSPKQRDLLPGVSYDQAEEYALETFHRIMPAVGDLGIDLCIEPLAPSETNFLNTCEQSEALIAKVGHPNFKLHMDVKAQSAETDASVPDLIRRHARTAGHFHAQDVNLKGPGMGDVDFAPILAALVESGYDRWVSVEVFDFKPGAEETARQSIECLRRNLDAAYAARR
- a CDS encoding DNA gyrase/topoisomerase IV subunit B, which produces MSNGSATYNAKSITVLEGLEAVRRRPGMYIGGVDKAGLHHLLWEIVDNAVDEVMNGHASRIVVTLHNDGRTMSVSDNGRGIPVDKHPKTGQSALEVIFTTLHAGGKFDNDAYKVAGGLHGVGASVVNALSKSLIAEVRRDGRSYTQKYKRGKPLGPVEAGDPIRGSGTTVTFTPDTEIFQSLDYDSALIAERLDVKTYLNKGLVIQFIDEKAKTSVEFRHDGGVVDFLDSVNKRREDNRVAPLPFVLERELEDDGLRLHLALAWTEATDEDVLSFVNTIPTRDGGTHEMGMISAVGSAVLRFMETHDFVKKGLEIKREDVREGLTAVLSICIHEPQFQGQTKGRLNNPEVRGQVESLVRPSLEAFLHQNKSVGEAVANRVIQAARAREASRAAASQVRRKTAVSGKLNLPGKLADCDSTDPEESELFIVEGDSAGGSAKQGRDRDIQAILPLRGKVLNAEQAGKAKVLDNKELTDLVSALGCGMDDLYDPARLRYGKVIILTDADSDGHHIATLLLTFFYRHMPGLMAEGRVYLGCPPLFKITWGKETYWASDDRHRDRILAKLPSNAKPDITRFKGLGEMPAKLLFETTLNPEGRRLLRVVVPEEDRPYTERTVSDLMGKEPEARFKFIMEEAYTAKDIDI
- the folD gene encoding bifunctional methylenetetrahydrofolate dehydrogenase/methenyltetrahydrofolate cyclohydrolase FolD; this translates as MPAVILDGKALAERVREGLAGEVAEFRQATGITPGLSVVLVGEDPASRVYVRNKENAVKAAGMNGEVVRLPADSTQKQVLDTVDRLNADPNVHGILVQLPLPKGLDSVEVIDRIDPLKDVDGFHTQNVGLLAQGRPRFVPCTPLGIIELLKDAGVETKGKHAVVLGRSQVVGKPVALLLLQKGKGADATVTVCHTGTPDPARFAREADILIAAMGVPEAVKADWIKPGAVVIDVGIHRKEDGKLCGDVAFAEVAPVASRITPVPGGVGPMTVAMLLKNTLHAARLAADRRG
- a CDS encoding ABC transporter ATP-binding protein is translated as MPIIEVEGLSKTYRVFQKQEGLLGAIRGLYHREYKEVKAVDRIGFTIEPGEMVAFLGPNGAGKTTTLKMLSGLIYPSGGDAKVLGYTPWKREDAYRRRFALVMGQKNQLWWDLPAEDSFQLHREIYSIPREQFDRTLGELVELLGVGKLTRQPVRELSLGERMKMELIAALLHGPQLLLLDEPTIGLDVVAQAAIQKCLRDYHEKRGVTMLLTSHYMRDVEALCDRVIVITHGTIVYDGPLAGIIERFGESKLVKLQFEGPAPDGLERYGEVVRREGPFADVRIERSRVAGALADVLNRNALADISVEDPPLEDIIAKVFEEARLAHDAA